From a region of the Equus przewalskii isolate Varuska chromosome 2, EquPr2, whole genome shotgun sequence genome:
- the C2H1orf159 gene encoding uncharacterized protein C1orf159 homolog isoform X18 translates to MALQRAVLLAGLLVEVASKSSDSAGQQPECCVDVVDVNATCPGTSLCGPGCYRHWNEDGSISCVQCRNGTYNSSECRGRGPQVAASLFLGTFFVSSGLILSVAGFFYLKRASRLPRVFYRRNKVPALQPGEAAAMIPLPQSSVRKPRYVRRERPSGKDTGPTAVSLVEARVSNV, encoded by the exons ATGGCACTCCAGCGCGCCGTTCTCCTGGCCGGCCTCCTGGTGGAAGTTGCCAGCAAGTCCTCAGACAGTGCG GGCCAGCAGCCTGAGTGTTGTGTGGACGTGGTGGACGTCAATGCCACCTGCCCAGGCACAAGCCTGTGTGGCCCAG GCTGCTACAGGCACTGGAACGAGGACGGGAGCATCAGCTGTGTCCAGTGCAGGAACGGAACCTACAACAGTTCCGAGTGCAGAGGCC GGGGCCCTCAAGTGGCAGCCTCCCTGTTCCTGGGGACATTCTTCGTCAGCTCGGGCCTCATCCTCTCCGTGGCCGGGTTCTTCTACCTCAAGCGTGCCAGTAGGCTCCCCAGGGTCTTCTACAGGAGAAACAAAG TCCCTGCCCTGCAGCCTGGAGAAGCT GCTGCGATGATCCCCCTGCCGCAGTCCTCAG TGCGGAAGCCGCGCTACGTCAGGCGTGAGCGGCCCTCGGGCAAGGACACAGGCCCCACTGCTGTCTCCTTGGTGGAGGCCCGGGTCAGCAACGTGTGA
- the C2H1orf159 gene encoding uncharacterized protein C1orf159 homolog isoform X19, with translation MALQRAVLLAGLLVEVASKSSDSAGQQPECCVDVVDVNATCPGTSLCGPGCYRHWNEDGSISCVQCRNGTYNSSECRGLAGRGVQFPVNRSTGTPGRPNFIPALQPGEAAAMIPLPQSSVRKPRYVRRERPSGKDTGPTAVSLVEARVSNV, from the exons ATGGCACTCCAGCGCGCCGTTCTCCTGGCCGGCCTCCTGGTGGAAGTTGCCAGCAAGTCCTCAGACAGTGCG GGCCAGCAGCCTGAGTGTTGTGTGGACGTGGTGGACGTCAATGCCACCTGCCCAGGCACAAGCCTGTGTGGCCCAG GCTGCTACAGGCACTGGAACGAGGACGGGAGCATCAGCTGTGTCCAGTGCAGGAACGGAACCTACAACAGTTCCGAGTGCAGAGGCC TTGCTGGCCGGGGTGTACAGTTCCCGGTGAACAGGAGCACAGGGACGCCTGGGCGGCCAAATTTCA TCCCTGCCCTGCAGCCTGGAGAAGCT GCTGCGATGATCCCCCTGCCGCAGTCCTCAG TGCGGAAGCCGCGCTACGTCAGGCGTGAGCGGCCCTCGGGCAAGGACACAGGCCCCACTGCTGTCTCCTTGGTGGAGGCCCGGGTCAGCAACGTGTGA
- the C2H1orf159 gene encoding uncharacterized protein C1orf159 homolog isoform X8 — protein MSRIFIMDYRSAIKRKEVRMNLKIVMLTGRSQTQKYAYCMVHPHKILENRPQSRGLRGSGADSWFLAGLPRQRSPAREDLDVCSSRPGGPDPVLQNMALQRAVLLAGLLVEVASKSSDSAGQQPECCVDVVDVNATCPGTSLCGPGCYRHWNEDGSISCVQCRNGTYNSSECRGLAGRGVQFPVNRSTGTPGRPNFIPALQPGEAAAMIPLPQSSVRKPRYVRRERPSGKDTGPTAVSLVEARVSNV, from the exons ATGTCACGTATCTTCATAATGGACTAtcgttcagccataaaaaggaaggaggtACGGATGAACCTGAAGATTGTTATGCTGACTggaaggagccagacacaaaagtatGCATACTGTATGGTCCATccacataaaattctagaaaacag GCCTCAGAGCAGAGGTCTGCGGGGCTCGGGGGCTGACTCCTGGTTCTTGGCAGGCCTGCCCCGACAGCGATCACCGGCCAGAGAGGATCTGGATGTCTGCAGCTCACGTCCTGGAGGGCCAG ACCCTGTGCTCCAGAACATGGCACTCCAGCGCGCCGTTCTCCTGGCCGGCCTCCTGGTGGAAGTTGCCAGCAAGTCCTCAGACAGTGCG GGCCAGCAGCCTGAGTGTTGTGTGGACGTGGTGGACGTCAATGCCACCTGCCCAGGCACAAGCCTGTGTGGCCCAG GCTGCTACAGGCACTGGAACGAGGACGGGAGCATCAGCTGTGTCCAGTGCAGGAACGGAACCTACAACAGTTCCGAGTGCAGAGGCC TTGCTGGCCGGGGTGTACAGTTCCCGGTGAACAGGAGCACAGGGACGCCTGGGCGGCCAAATTTCA TCCCTGCCCTGCAGCCTGGAGAAGCT GCTGCGATGATCCCCCTGCCGCAGTCCTCAG TGCGGAAGCCGCGCTACGTCAGGCGTGAGCGGCCCTCGGGCAAGGACACAGGCCCCACTGCTGTCTCCTTGGTGGAGGCCCGGGTCAGCAACGTGTGA
- the C2H1orf159 gene encoding uncharacterized protein C1orf159 homolog isoform X4 translates to MSRIFIMDYRSAIKRKEVRMNLKIVMLTGRSQTQKYAYCMVHPHKILENRPQSRGLRGSGADSWFLAGLPRQRSPAREDLDVCSSRPGGPDPVLQNMALQRAVLLAGLLVEVASKSSDSAGQQPECCVDVVDVNATCPGTSLCGPGCYRHWNEDGSISCVQCRNGTYNSSECRGRGPQVAASLFLGTFFVSSGLILSVAGFFYLKRASRLPRVFYRRNKVPALQPGEAAAMIPLPQSSVRKPRYVRRERPSGKDTGPTAVSLVEARVSNV, encoded by the exons ATGTCACGTATCTTCATAATGGACTAtcgttcagccataaaaaggaaggaggtACGGATGAACCTGAAGATTGTTATGCTGACTggaaggagccagacacaaaagtatGCATACTGTATGGTCCATccacataaaattctagaaaacag GCCTCAGAGCAGAGGTCTGCGGGGCTCGGGGGCTGACTCCTGGTTCTTGGCAGGCCTGCCCCGACAGCGATCACCGGCCAGAGAGGATCTGGATGTCTGCAGCTCACGTCCTGGAGGGCCAG ACCCTGTGCTCCAGAACATGGCACTCCAGCGCGCCGTTCTCCTGGCCGGCCTCCTGGTGGAAGTTGCCAGCAAGTCCTCAGACAGTGCG GGCCAGCAGCCTGAGTGTTGTGTGGACGTGGTGGACGTCAATGCCACCTGCCCAGGCACAAGCCTGTGTGGCCCAG GCTGCTACAGGCACTGGAACGAGGACGGGAGCATCAGCTGTGTCCAGTGCAGGAACGGAACCTACAACAGTTCCGAGTGCAGAGGCC GGGGCCCTCAAGTGGCAGCCTCCCTGTTCCTGGGGACATTCTTCGTCAGCTCGGGCCTCATCCTCTCCGTGGCCGGGTTCTTCTACCTCAAGCGTGCCAGTAGGCTCCCCAGGGTCTTCTACAGGAGAAACAAAG TCCCTGCCCTGCAGCCTGGAGAAGCT GCTGCGATGATCCCCCTGCCGCAGTCCTCAG TGCGGAAGCCGCGCTACGTCAGGCGTGAGCGGCCCTCGGGCAAGGACACAGGCCCCACTGCTGTCTCCTTGGTGGAGGCCCGGGTCAGCAACGTGTGA
- the C2H1orf159 gene encoding uncharacterized protein C1orf159 homolog isoform X1, protein MSRIFIMDYRSAIKRKEVRMNLKIVMLTGRSQTQKYAYCMVHPHKILENRPQSRGLRGSGADSWFLAGLPRQRSPAREDLDVCSSRPGGPDPVLQNMALQRAVLLAGLLVEVASKSSDSAGQQPECCVDVVDVNATCPGTSLCGPGCYRHWNEDGSISCVQCRNGTYNSSECRGLAGRGVQFPVNRSTGTPGRPNFRGPQVAASLFLGTFFVSSGLILSVAGFFYLKRASRLPRVFYRRNKVPALQPGEAAAMIPLPQSSVRKPRYVRRERPSGKDTGPTAVSLVEARVSNV, encoded by the exons ATGTCACGTATCTTCATAATGGACTAtcgttcagccataaaaaggaaggaggtACGGATGAACCTGAAGATTGTTATGCTGACTggaaggagccagacacaaaagtatGCATACTGTATGGTCCATccacataaaattctagaaaacag GCCTCAGAGCAGAGGTCTGCGGGGCTCGGGGGCTGACTCCTGGTTCTTGGCAGGCCTGCCCCGACAGCGATCACCGGCCAGAGAGGATCTGGATGTCTGCAGCTCACGTCCTGGAGGGCCAG ACCCTGTGCTCCAGAACATGGCACTCCAGCGCGCCGTTCTCCTGGCCGGCCTCCTGGTGGAAGTTGCCAGCAAGTCCTCAGACAGTGCG GGCCAGCAGCCTGAGTGTTGTGTGGACGTGGTGGACGTCAATGCCACCTGCCCAGGCACAAGCCTGTGTGGCCCAG GCTGCTACAGGCACTGGAACGAGGACGGGAGCATCAGCTGTGTCCAGTGCAGGAACGGAACCTACAACAGTTCCGAGTGCAGAGGCC TTGCTGGCCGGGGTGTACAGTTCCCGGTGAACAGGAGCACAGGGACGCCTGGGCGGCCAAATTTCA GGGGCCCTCAAGTGGCAGCCTCCCTGTTCCTGGGGACATTCTTCGTCAGCTCGGGCCTCATCCTCTCCGTGGCCGGGTTCTTCTACCTCAAGCGTGCCAGTAGGCTCCCCAGGGTCTTCTACAGGAGAAACAAAG TCCCTGCCCTGCAGCCTGGAGAAGCT GCTGCGATGATCCCCCTGCCGCAGTCCTCAG TGCGGAAGCCGCGCTACGTCAGGCGTGAGCGGCCCTCGGGCAAGGACACAGGCCCCACTGCTGTCTCCTTGGTGGAGGCCCGGGTCAGCAACGTGTGA
- the C2H1orf159 gene encoding uncharacterized protein C1orf159 homolog isoform X10 has translation MLAQGQSSSAKRRGLVADVSSGLIFLKKKKECPQQLHSQSQIWTRPKCPREADRPQSRGLRGSGADSWFLAGLPRQRSPAREDLDVCSSRPGGPDPVLQNMALQRAVLLAGLLVEVASKSSDSAGQQPECCVDVVDVNATCPGTSLCGPGCYRHWNEDGSISCVQCRNGTYNSSECRGLPALQPGEAAAMIPLPQSSVRKPRYVRRERPSGKDTGPTAVSLVEARVSNV, from the exons atgttggctcagggccagtcttcctcagcaaaaagaagaggattggtggcggatgttagctcagggctaatcttcctcaaaaaaaaaaaagaatgtccacAGCAGCTTCATTCACAGTCACAGATCTGGACAAGGCCCAAGTGTCCAAGAGAGGCGGATAG GCCTCAGAGCAGAGGTCTGCGGGGCTCGGGGGCTGACTCCTGGTTCTTGGCAGGCCTGCCCCGACAGCGATCACCGGCCAGAGAGGATCTGGATGTCTGCAGCTCACGTCCTGGAGGGCCAG ACCCTGTGCTCCAGAACATGGCACTCCAGCGCGCCGTTCTCCTGGCCGGCCTCCTGGTGGAAGTTGCCAGCAAGTCCTCAGACAGTGCG GGCCAGCAGCCTGAGTGTTGTGTGGACGTGGTGGACGTCAATGCCACCTGCCCAGGCACAAGCCTGTGTGGCCCAG GCTGCTACAGGCACTGGAACGAGGACGGGAGCATCAGCTGTGTCCAGTGCAGGAACGGAACCTACAACAGTTCCGAGTGCAGAGGCC TCCCTGCCCTGCAGCCTGGAGAAGCT GCTGCGATGATCCCCCTGCCGCAGTCCTCAG TGCGGAAGCCGCGCTACGTCAGGCGTGAGCGGCCCTCGGGCAAGGACACAGGCCCCACTGCTGTCTCCTTGGTGGAGGCCCGGGTCAGCAACGTGTGA
- the C2H1orf159 gene encoding uncharacterized protein C1orf159 homolog isoform X6, with product MLAQGQSSSAKRRGLVADVSSGLIFLKKKKECPQQLHSQSQIWTRPKCPREADRPQSRGLRGSGADSWFLAGLPRQRSPAREDLDVCSSRPGGPDPVLQNMALQRAVLLAGLLVEVASKSSDSAGQQPECCVDVVDVNATCPGTSLCGPGCYRHWNEDGSISCVQCRNGTYNSSECRGLAGRGVQFPVNRSTGTPGRPNFIPALQPGEAAAMIPLPQSSVRKPRYVRRERPSGKDTGPTAVSLVEARVSNV from the exons atgttggctcagggccagtcttcctcagcaaaaagaagaggattggtggcggatgttagctcagggctaatcttcctcaaaaaaaaaaaagaatgtccacAGCAGCTTCATTCACAGTCACAGATCTGGACAAGGCCCAAGTGTCCAAGAGAGGCGGATAG GCCTCAGAGCAGAGGTCTGCGGGGCTCGGGGGCTGACTCCTGGTTCTTGGCAGGCCTGCCCCGACAGCGATCACCGGCCAGAGAGGATCTGGATGTCTGCAGCTCACGTCCTGGAGGGCCAG ACCCTGTGCTCCAGAACATGGCACTCCAGCGCGCCGTTCTCCTGGCCGGCCTCCTGGTGGAAGTTGCCAGCAAGTCCTCAGACAGTGCG GGCCAGCAGCCTGAGTGTTGTGTGGACGTGGTGGACGTCAATGCCACCTGCCCAGGCACAAGCCTGTGTGGCCCAG GCTGCTACAGGCACTGGAACGAGGACGGGAGCATCAGCTGTGTCCAGTGCAGGAACGGAACCTACAACAGTTCCGAGTGCAGAGGCC TTGCTGGCCGGGGTGTACAGTTCCCGGTGAACAGGAGCACAGGGACGCCTGGGCGGCCAAATTTCA TCCCTGCCCTGCAGCCTGGAGAAGCT GCTGCGATGATCCCCCTGCCGCAGTCCTCAG TGCGGAAGCCGCGCTACGTCAGGCGTGAGCGGCCCTCGGGCAAGGACACAGGCCCCACTGCTGTCTCCTTGGTGGAGGCCCGGGTCAGCAACGTGTGA
- the C2H1orf159 gene encoding uncharacterized protein C1orf159 homolog isoform X14, with amino-acid sequence MLAQGQSSSAKRRGLVADVSSGLIFLKKKKECPQQLHSQSQIWTRPKCPREADRPQSRGLRGSGADSWFLAGLPRQRSPAREDLDVCSSRPGGPDPVLQNMALQRAVLLAGLLVEVASKSSDSAGQQPECCVDVVDVNATCPGTSLCGPVPALQPGEAAAMIPLPQSSVRKPRYVRRERPSGKDTGPTAVSLVEARVSNV; translated from the exons atgttggctcagggccagtcttcctcagcaaaaagaagaggattggtggcggatgttagctcagggctaatcttcctcaaaaaaaaaaaagaatgtccacAGCAGCTTCATTCACAGTCACAGATCTGGACAAGGCCCAAGTGTCCAAGAGAGGCGGATAG GCCTCAGAGCAGAGGTCTGCGGGGCTCGGGGGCTGACTCCTGGTTCTTGGCAGGCCTGCCCCGACAGCGATCACCGGCCAGAGAGGATCTGGATGTCTGCAGCTCACGTCCTGGAGGGCCAG ACCCTGTGCTCCAGAACATGGCACTCCAGCGCGCCGTTCTCCTGGCCGGCCTCCTGGTGGAAGTTGCCAGCAAGTCCTCAGACAGTGCG GGCCAGCAGCCTGAGTGTTGTGTGGACGTGGTGGACGTCAATGCCACCTGCCCAGGCACAAGCCTGTGTGGCCCAG TCCCTGCCCTGCAGCCTGGAGAAGCT GCTGCGATGATCCCCCTGCCGCAGTCCTCAG TGCGGAAGCCGCGCTACGTCAGGCGTGAGCGGCCCTCGGGCAAGGACACAGGCCCCACTGCTGTCTCCTTGGTGGAGGCCCGGGTCAGCAACGTGTGA
- the C2H1orf159 gene encoding uncharacterized protein C1orf159 homolog isoform X15 → MALQRAVLLAGLLVEVASKSSDSAGQQPECCVDVVDVNATCPGTSLCGPGCYRHWNEDGSISCVQCRNGTYNSSECRGLAGRGVQFPVNRSTGTPGRPNFRGPQVAASLFLGTFFVSSGLILSVAGFFYLKRASRLPRVFYRRNKVPALQPGEAAAMIPLPQSSVRKPRYVRRERPSGKDTGPTAVSLVEARVSNV, encoded by the exons ATGGCACTCCAGCGCGCCGTTCTCCTGGCCGGCCTCCTGGTGGAAGTTGCCAGCAAGTCCTCAGACAGTGCG GGCCAGCAGCCTGAGTGTTGTGTGGACGTGGTGGACGTCAATGCCACCTGCCCAGGCACAAGCCTGTGTGGCCCAG GCTGCTACAGGCACTGGAACGAGGACGGGAGCATCAGCTGTGTCCAGTGCAGGAACGGAACCTACAACAGTTCCGAGTGCAGAGGCC TTGCTGGCCGGGGTGTACAGTTCCCGGTGAACAGGAGCACAGGGACGCCTGGGCGGCCAAATTTCA GGGGCCCTCAAGTGGCAGCCTCCCTGTTCCTGGGGACATTCTTCGTCAGCTCGGGCCTCATCCTCTCCGTGGCCGGGTTCTTCTACCTCAAGCGTGCCAGTAGGCTCCCCAGGGTCTTCTACAGGAGAAACAAAG TCCCTGCCCTGCAGCCTGGAGAAGCT GCTGCGATGATCCCCCTGCCGCAGTCCTCAG TGCGGAAGCCGCGCTACGTCAGGCGTGAGCGGCCCTCGGGCAAGGACACAGGCCCCACTGCTGTCTCCTTGGTGGAGGCCCGGGTCAGCAACGTGTGA
- the C2H1orf159 gene encoding uncharacterized protein C1orf159 homolog isoform X2, translated as MLAQGQSSSAKRRGLVADVSSGLIFLKKKKECPQQLHSQSQIWTRPKCPREADRPQSRGLRGSGADSWFLAGLPRQRSPAREDLDVCSSRPGGPDPVLQNMALQRAVLLAGLLVEVASKSSDSAGQQPECCVDVVDVNATCPGTSLCGPGCYRHWNEDGSISCVQCRNGTYNSSECRGRGPQVAASLFLGTFFVSSGLILSVAGFFYLKRASRLPRVFYRRNKVPALQPGEAAAMIPLPQSSVRKPRYVRRERPSGKDTGPTAVSLVEARVSNV; from the exons atgttggctcagggccagtcttcctcagcaaaaagaagaggattggtggcggatgttagctcagggctaatcttcctcaaaaaaaaaaaagaatgtccacAGCAGCTTCATTCACAGTCACAGATCTGGACAAGGCCCAAGTGTCCAAGAGAGGCGGATAG GCCTCAGAGCAGAGGTCTGCGGGGCTCGGGGGCTGACTCCTGGTTCTTGGCAGGCCTGCCCCGACAGCGATCACCGGCCAGAGAGGATCTGGATGTCTGCAGCTCACGTCCTGGAGGGCCAG ACCCTGTGCTCCAGAACATGGCACTCCAGCGCGCCGTTCTCCTGGCCGGCCTCCTGGTGGAAGTTGCCAGCAAGTCCTCAGACAGTGCG GGCCAGCAGCCTGAGTGTTGTGTGGACGTGGTGGACGTCAATGCCACCTGCCCAGGCACAAGCCTGTGTGGCCCAG GCTGCTACAGGCACTGGAACGAGGACGGGAGCATCAGCTGTGTCCAGTGCAGGAACGGAACCTACAACAGTTCCGAGTGCAGAGGCC GGGGCCCTCAAGTGGCAGCCTCCCTGTTCCTGGGGACATTCTTCGTCAGCTCGGGCCTCATCCTCTCCGTGGCCGGGTTCTTCTACCTCAAGCGTGCCAGTAGGCTCCCCAGGGTCTTCTACAGGAGAAACAAAG TCCCTGCCCTGCAGCCTGGAGAAGCT GCTGCGATGATCCCCCTGCCGCAGTCCTCAG TGCGGAAGCCGCGCTACGTCAGGCGTGAGCGGCCCTCGGGCAAGGACACAGGCCCCACTGCTGTCTCCTTGGTGGAGGCCCGGGTCAGCAACGTGTGA
- the C2H1orf159 gene encoding uncharacterized protein C1orf159 homolog isoform X12, with protein sequence MDQSHLSSWKGLAHPEPLLLSPSSRSSERLKAVGGRSLRAEVCGARGLTPGSWQACPDSDHRPERIWMSAAHVLEGQTLCSRTWHSSAPFSWPASWWKLPASPQTVRASSLSVVWTWWTSMPPAQAQACVAQAATGTGTRTGASAVSSAGTEPTTVPSAEAGALKWQPPCSWGHSSSARASSSPWPGSSTSSVPVGSPGSSTGETKSLPCSLEKLLR encoded by the exons ATGGACCAGTCCCATCTGAGCTCATGGAAAGGACTGGCTCATCCAGAACCCCTTCTGCTCAGCCCTTCTTCTAGGAGCAGTGAGCGGCTGAAAGCTGTTGGAGGAAGGA GCCTCAGAGCAGAGGTCTGCGGGGCTCGGGGGCTGACTCCTGGTTCTTGGCAGGCCTGCCCCGACAGCGATCACCGGCCAGAGAGGATCTGGATGTCTGCAGCTCACGTCCTGGAGGGCCAG ACCCTGTGCTCCAGAACATGGCACTCCAGCGCGCCGTTCTCCTGGCCGGCCTCCTGGTGGAAGTTGCCAGCAAGTCCTCAGACAGTGCG GGCCAGCAGCCTGAGTGTTGTGTGGACGTGGTGGACGTCAATGCCACCTGCCCAGGCACAAGCCTGTGTGGCCCAG GCTGCTACAGGCACTGGAACGAGGACGGGAGCATCAGCTGTGTCCAGTGCAGGAACGGAACCTACAACAGTTCCGAGTGCAGAGGCC GGGGCCCTCAAGTGGCAGCCTCCCTGTTCCTGGGGACATTCTTCGTCAGCTCGGGCCTCATCCTCTCCGTGGCCGGGTTCTTCTACCTCAAGCGTGCCAGTAGGCTCCCCAGGGTCTTCTACAGGAGAAACAAAG TCCCTGCCCTGCAGCCTGGAGAAGCT GCTGCGATGA
- the C2H1orf159 gene encoding uncharacterized protein C1orf159 homolog isoform X20, which produces MALQRAVLLAGLLVEVASKSSDSAGQQPECCVDVVDVNATCPGTSLCGPGCYRHWNEDGSISCVQCRNGTYNSSECRGLPALQPGEAAAMIPLPQSSVRKPRYVRRERPSGKDTGPTAVSLVEARVSNV; this is translated from the exons ATGGCACTCCAGCGCGCCGTTCTCCTGGCCGGCCTCCTGGTGGAAGTTGCCAGCAAGTCCTCAGACAGTGCG GGCCAGCAGCCTGAGTGTTGTGTGGACGTGGTGGACGTCAATGCCACCTGCCCAGGCACAAGCCTGTGTGGCCCAG GCTGCTACAGGCACTGGAACGAGGACGGGAGCATCAGCTGTGTCCAGTGCAGGAACGGAACCTACAACAGTTCCGAGTGCAGAGGCC TCCCTGCCCTGCAGCCTGGAGAAGCT GCTGCGATGATCCCCCTGCCGCAGTCCTCAG TGCGGAAGCCGCGCTACGTCAGGCGTGAGCGGCCCTCGGGCAAGGACACAGGCCCCACTGCTGTCTCCTTGGTGGAGGCCCGGGTCAGCAACGTGTGA